A genomic stretch from Thermomonospora umbrina includes:
- a CDS encoding NUDIX hydrolase, which produces MPDTCNHTSVGVIAERSGRYLLFQRKKFPIAKAPSAGHVDELDGIPTGKGRREESVYLDAAVRELEEETGLRVPARTLRLALTTTAKNRCRRSPVDGGDHWHLWRVYHALIPAGAETRAAPAESADLAWYTPAEISALTDLEPVWRDFLTALRII; this is translated from the coding sequence ATGCCCGACACCTGCAACCACACCAGCGTCGGCGTCATAGCCGAACGCAGCGGCCGCTACCTGCTGTTCCAGCGGAAGAAGTTCCCCATCGCGAAGGCCCCGTCCGCCGGTCACGTCGACGAACTCGACGGCATCCCGACCGGTAAGGGCCGCCGCGAGGAGAGCGTCTACCTCGACGCCGCCGTCCGCGAGTTGGAAGAGGAGACCGGCCTCCGCGTCCCCGCCCGCACCCTCCGCCTGGCCCTGACCACCACCGCCAAGAACCGGTGCCGCCGTTCCCCTGTCGACGGCGGCGACCACTGGCACCTGTGGCGGGTCTACCACGCCCTTATCCCGGCGGGCGCGGAGACTCGCGCCGCGCCCGCAGAGTCGGCCGACCTGGCCTGGTACACCCCGGCCGAGATCTCCGCCCTCACCGACCTCGAGCCGGTGTGGCGCGACTTCCTCACCGCGCTCCGCATCATCTGA
- a CDS encoding exosortase/archaeosortase family protein translates to MNHEPRTTNDRDPVRGQQVRRTGGIRHTVRELTSNQGTRLASRTSAVTAAVSAVAGIVPLLVIGWVLVWLGIPPLFAARALFFLGTAGAVALVVVQMRRASDGR, encoded by the coding sequence ATGAACCACGAACCACGAACCACCAACGACCGCGACCCGGTTCGCGGCCAGCAGGTTCGCCGAACTGGCGGCATCCGCCACACGGTTCGCGAACTCACGTCGAACCAGGGAACGCGCCTCGCCTCACGAACCTCCGCAGTGACCGCCGCAGTGAGCGCGGTCGCCGGGATCGTGCCCCTGTTGGTCATCGGCTGGGTCCTCGTCTGGCTCGGCATCCCTCCGCTGTTCGCCGCCCGCGCCCTGTTCTTTCTGGGAACCGCCGGTGCAGTCGCACTGGTGGTCGTCCAGATGAGGCGGGCGTCCGATGGCCGGTAA
- a CDS encoding DUF6919 domain-containing protein: MSPRRRASVLRELVIGVPLMKRSERKLWASAQSLTDLAELTARWLAGELEQTPGYLGPPNLETAEIAPTLIRINRAGFLTTASQPGADEVNARGHWRQRAAVEIVASPGEHADLLLTEARRAGLQVVVFEGAPRRVTQTEVPVTTRDGGGVTSFGVGLSRRDVATYLVDGCSKAATRDVVTGWQITIIDPEWGPTDTLWRVLDKVADQVTGQPQNHLTGGAA, translated from the coding sequence ATGAGTCCCCGCCGCCGGGCGAGTGTCCTGCGCGAGCTGGTCATCGGCGTACCGCTCATGAAGCGATCCGAGCGGAAGCTGTGGGCCTCCGCCCAGAGCCTCACCGACCTCGCCGAACTGACCGCCCGGTGGCTGGCCGGCGAGCTGGAGCAGACCCCCGGCTACCTCGGCCCGCCCAACCTCGAGACGGCCGAGATCGCGCCGACGCTCATCAGGATCAACCGGGCCGGATTCCTCACCACCGCCTCGCAGCCCGGCGCCGACGAAGTGAACGCGCGAGGTCATTGGAGGCAGCGCGCCGCCGTCGAGATCGTCGCGTCGCCCGGTGAGCACGCCGACCTGCTGCTGACCGAAGCCCGCCGGGCCGGGCTCCAGGTCGTGGTGTTCGAGGGCGCCCCCCGCCGCGTCACCCAGACGGAGGTGCCTGTCACCACCCGCGACGGCGGCGGCGTCACGTCCTTCGGCGTGGGCCTCAGCCGCCGCGACGTCGCGACCTACCTGGTCGACGGGTGCTCGAAGGCCGCCACCCGCGACGTGGTCACCGGATGGCAGATCACGATCATCGACCCCGAATGGGGACCCACCGACACGCTGTGGCGGGTCCTGGACAAGGTCGCCGACCAGGTGACCGGCCAGCCGCAGAACCACCTGACCGGAGGTGCGGCATGA
- a CDS encoding DUF6907 domain-containing protein: MTATTITRPPTASVVCLAGCIADHTDPDNAACVTEYTRITTRRHTYEVDAPTGRRRVCDELRINAESKPGGPPIVVLAGGDAFFRELSPGEARNAAAALTAHADLLDPDGAE; this comes from the coding sequence GTGACCGCGACCACCATCACCCGGCCGCCGACCGCCTCGGTCGTGTGCCTGGCGGGTTGTATCGCCGACCACACCGACCCCGACAACGCGGCCTGCGTGACGGAATACACGCGGATCACGACCCGTCGCCACACCTACGAGGTCGACGCCCCCACCGGGCGCCGCCGGGTGTGCGACGAGCTTCGGATCAACGCCGAGTCCAAGCCCGGGGGGCCGCCGATCGTGGTGCTCGCCGGCGGCGACGCCTTCTTCAGGGAGTTGAGCCCGGGAGAGGCGCGCAACGCCGCCGCCGCGCTGACCGCGCACGCCGACCTCCTCGACCCGGACGGGGCGGAGTGA
- a CDS encoding NUDIX domain-containing protein, translating into MPRTYTHPDVYDKGVREGWAEAETDPTRIDWPTRQARAAIPFPVINGRPVNPCERTRVRFGRNELGHWGEQLCADALVSAEHDGRRRIVMVERADGHGWALPGGYVDLGETPLQAARRELTEEAGLSVPTKAWRATRPRYVPDPRASDEAWMVTVLCVADLGAQRRLPAVAAGDDAARAAWIPADDYPTLASHLADTFGGRVFAAHVDMLRRATACGRVP; encoded by the coding sequence ATGCCCCGGACCTACACCCACCCAGACGTCTACGACAAGGGGGTCCGCGAAGGCTGGGCCGAAGCCGAAACCGACCCCACCCGCATCGACTGGCCCACCCGCCAAGCGCGAGCCGCCATCCCCTTCCCTGTGATCAACGGGCGCCCCGTCAACCCCTGCGAACGCACCCGCGTCCGGTTCGGCCGCAACGAACTGGGCCACTGGGGTGAACAGCTTTGCGCAGACGCCCTCGTGTCCGCCGAGCACGACGGCCGCCGCCGAATCGTCATGGTGGAGCGCGCCGACGGGCACGGCTGGGCGCTCCCCGGAGGGTACGTCGACCTAGGGGAGACACCCTTGCAGGCCGCCCGGCGGGAACTCACCGAAGAGGCCGGGCTGTCCGTACCCACCAAGGCATGGCGGGCGACCCGCCCCCGATACGTCCCCGACCCCCGCGCCTCGGACGAGGCATGGATGGTCACCGTCCTCTGCGTCGCGGACCTCGGCGCGCAGAGGCGTCTCCCGGCGGTGGCCGCCGGAGACGACGCCGCCCGGGCCGCATGGATCCCGGCCGACGACTACCCGACCCTGGCCTCCCACCTCGCCGACACGTTCGGTGGCCGCGTGTTCGCCGCGCACGTCGACATGCTCAGGCGCGCCACGGCGTGCGGACGCGTCCCGTGA
- a CDS encoding ATP-binding protein: protein MNHTTTKAAGGAILLGETDRAFEPVIPTTEPAADTLVIDLPEGGKDDAGGRRWLPEGLGQRLRHDAYTTAWRLRRQSVPHAAAATVIGAGFAAEALVAAGTTTPLAASILAGGTAACATLGAVWRVRRRWPRWAGRVFWGGLAGTAWLTLAPYGLSPEHVGALAAVEYGLAARWWQTNRIGYPTGEKEEPVLVEEQPSTAQQIMVDWASYVGGQSGPLPGSRLSLPLPTKHTISFALELARGKQTLATVMANLDKISTGLNIGVADLVADAWPTQPGEKDRPARVRFQIVTDSPIRGNLDFDGPRRRGGLLDLGPYADGAGEAQYRLYTDGSMWSGVIIGGTGIGKSRLVENIVISALSGGDTEYIYIDPQNGVSSPALTQYAHWFGTMRNAGDVLNAVIAMLDARGEESAVEGWTGFTPGPQRPGLLIVIEECHNLFRDPNIARLWDRIAREGRKLGIALLCISQYPGLETFGGLEPLRSSVMEGNAIVLRSTSNQTGQLMPGMDVDPKSLPKIPGYGYIQGSEETGVRTAPFRNRNTGDQAGKWLVVQPRPGLDKLTATATLAAGTAYRERHVSEDTGRSASAARVQALRDGHLPADMIAGPAETQSVPSGEMGSIIAFPAPVSVEDLRRPTQPASAHVDLSASHLAVLKAVAAGASRPADVEKHVDLSPRRIATLLKELVASGHLTQPAYGRYQRAA, encoded by the coding sequence GTGAACCACACCACCACCAAGGCGGCGGGCGGAGCGATCCTGCTCGGCGAAACCGACCGCGCATTCGAACCCGTTATCCCCACCACCGAGCCGGCCGCCGACACCCTCGTCATCGACCTGCCCGAGGGCGGCAAGGACGACGCGGGCGGGCGCCGGTGGCTTCCCGAGGGCCTCGGCCAAAGACTCCGCCACGACGCGTACACCACCGCGTGGAGGCTCCGCCGCCAATCCGTTCCCCACGCCGCCGCTGCCACCGTCATCGGCGCCGGATTCGCCGCCGAGGCGCTCGTAGCGGCAGGGACGACCACGCCGCTGGCGGCGTCGATTCTCGCGGGAGGCACCGCCGCGTGCGCGACGCTCGGCGCGGTGTGGAGGGTACGCCGCCGCTGGCCTCGATGGGCTGGGCGGGTGTTCTGGGGCGGACTCGCCGGCACCGCGTGGCTCACCCTCGCCCCGTACGGACTCAGCCCCGAACACGTCGGCGCTCTCGCTGCCGTGGAGTACGGGCTGGCGGCCCGCTGGTGGCAGACCAACCGCATCGGCTATCCCACAGGCGAGAAAGAGGAGCCCGTGCTCGTCGAGGAGCAGCCGTCCACGGCGCAGCAGATCATGGTCGACTGGGCATCCTACGTCGGTGGCCAGTCCGGGCCGCTGCCGGGATCGCGGCTTTCGCTGCCGCTGCCCACCAAGCACACGATCTCGTTCGCGCTCGAGCTGGCGCGCGGTAAACAGACCCTCGCCACCGTGATGGCGAACCTCGACAAGATCTCCACGGGCCTCAACATCGGCGTAGCCGACCTCGTCGCAGACGCCTGGCCCACTCAGCCCGGGGAGAAAGACCGGCCCGCCAGGGTCCGGTTCCAGATCGTCACCGACTCGCCCATTCGAGGGAACCTCGATTTCGACGGGCCCCGCCGACGCGGCGGCCTCTTGGACCTCGGCCCCTACGCCGACGGCGCCGGCGAAGCGCAGTACAGGCTGTACACCGACGGGTCCATGTGGTCCGGAGTCATCATCGGCGGCACGGGCATCGGCAAATCTCGGCTGGTCGAGAACATCGTCATCTCCGCTCTATCTGGAGGCGACACCGAGTACATCTACATCGACCCGCAGAACGGGGTGTCGTCCCCGGCGCTCACCCAGTACGCGCACTGGTTCGGCACCATGCGGAACGCCGGCGACGTCCTCAATGCGGTGATCGCGATGCTCGATGCCCGCGGTGAAGAGTCCGCCGTCGAGGGGTGGACCGGGTTCACGCCCGGCCCGCAGCGCCCCGGGTTGCTGATCGTGATCGAGGAATGCCACAACCTGTTCAGGGACCCGAACATCGCCCGTCTGTGGGACCGGATCGCCCGCGAGGGCCGCAAGCTCGGCATCGCGTTGCTGTGCATCAGCCAATACCCGGGTTTGGAGACGTTCGGCGGGTTGGAGCCGCTCCGCTCCAGCGTGATGGAGGGCAACGCGATCGTGCTGCGCTCCACCAGCAACCAGACCGGCCAGCTCATGCCGGGCATGGACGTCGACCCCAAGTCGCTCCCGAAGATCCCCGGCTACGGCTACATCCAGGGCAGCGAGGAGACCGGAGTACGGACCGCGCCGTTCCGGAACCGCAACACCGGCGACCAAGCCGGCAAGTGGCTTGTCGTCCAGCCCCGGCCCGGCCTCGACAAGCTGACCGCGACCGCGACCCTTGCAGCCGGGACGGCGTACCGGGAGCGGCACGTCAGCGAGGACACCGGCCGGTCCGCGTCGGCCGCCCGCGTGCAGGCGCTCCGGGACGGGCACCTGCCCGCCGACATGATCGCCGGGCCCGCCGAGACGCAGTCGGTCCCGTCCGGGGAGATGGGCTCGATCATCGCGTTCCCCGCGCCGGTCAGCGTGGAGGATCTCCGCCGCCCGACCCAGCCCGCTTCTGCGCACGTTGACCTGTCGGCGTCGCACCTGGCCGTGCTGAAGGCGGTCGCGGCCGGAGCGTCCCGCCCGGCCGATGTCGAGAAGCACGTCGACCTCTCCCCCCGCCGGATCGCGACCCTTCTTAAGGAACTCGTCGCTTCCGGTCACCTCACCCAACCCGCTTACGGCCGCTACCAGCGCGCCGCCTAA
- a CDS encoding WhiB family transcriptional regulator produces the protein MTARQTVRASIVAPPRPETSTLDYLTDVSAELAWQAHAACASADGEAFFPEKGGSVQYAQRVCAGCPVKAECLEYALDNAITFGVWGGKSEGQRRVLRRRARHEQEVAA, from the coding sequence ATGACCGCCCGACAGACCGTCCGCGCGTCGATCGTCGCGCCGCCGCGTCCAGAGACGTCGACGCTCGACTACCTCACCGACGTCAGCGCCGAACTCGCGTGGCAGGCGCATGCGGCTTGCGCCAGCGCCGACGGGGAGGCGTTCTTCCCCGAGAAGGGCGGCTCCGTCCAGTACGCGCAGAGGGTCTGCGCGGGCTGCCCGGTCAAGGCCGAGTGCCTGGAATACGCGCTCGACAACGCAATCACCTTCGGCGTGTGGGGCGGGAAGTCCGAGGGCCAGCGCCGCGTGCTCCGCCGCCGAGCCCGACACGAACAGGAGGTAGCGGCCTGA